Proteins found in one Xyrauchen texanus isolate HMW12.3.18 chromosome 30, RBS_HiC_50CHRs, whole genome shotgun sequence genomic segment:
- the LOC127624135 gene encoding RAC-alpha serine/threonine-protein kinase-like isoform X1, translating to MTEVVIVKEGWLHKRGEYIKTWRPRYFLLKSDGTFIGYKERPQDVDQLETPLNNFSVAQCQLMKTERPKANTFIIRCLQWTTVIERTFHVETPEEREEWTKAIQAVADSLQKQEAERMDSSPDPMDMEMYLSKPRLKVTMHDFEYLKLLGKGTFGKVILVKEKATGKYYAMKILKKEVIVAKDEVAHTLTENRVLQNSKHPFLTGLKYSFQTHDRLCFVMEYANGGELFFHLSRERVFSEERAQFYGAEIVSALDYLHSEKNVVYRDLKLENLMLDKDGHIKITDFGLCKEGITEGTTMKTFCGTPEYLAPEVLEDNDYGRAVDWWGLGVVMYEMMCGRLPFYNQDHEKLFELILMEEIRFPRTLGPEAKSLLSGLLQKDPKQRLGGGPDDAKEIMQHKFFAGIEWQDVYEKKLVPPFKPQVTSETDTRYFDVEFTGQTITITPPGQDETMESFDSDRRPHFPQFSYSASGTA from the exons GAGAGTACATAAAGACATGGAGGCCACGATATTTCTTGCTTAAGAGTGACGGCACATTTATCGGGTATAAAGAGCGTCCACAAGATGTTGACCAGCTGGAGACTCCACTCAATAACTTCTCAGTGGCCC AATGTCAGCTGATGAAGACAGAGAGGCCTAAGGCAAACACGTTTATTATTCGGTGCTTGCAGTGGACTACTGTTATTGAACGCACCTTTCATGTCGAGACCCCAGAGGAAAG GGAGGAATGGACAAAGGCCATCCAGGCTGTGGCAGATAGTCTACAGAAGCAGGAGGCAGAGAGAATGGACTCTTCGCCTGACCCCATGGACATGGAGATGTACCTGTCCAAACCTCGTCTCAAAGTG ACAATGCATGACTTTGAATACCTCAAACTCTTGGGGAAAGGCACTTTTGGGAAGGTCATATTGGTGAAGGAGAAAGCCACAGGCAAGTACTATGCCATGAAAATCCTTAAGAAGGAGGTGATAGTAGCAAAA GATGAGGTAGCACATACACTTACCGAAAACAGGGTCCTCCAGAACTCCAAACATCCCTTCTTAACT GGTCTTAAGTATTCTTTCCAGACTCATGACCGCTTATGTTTTGTTATGGAGTATGCAAATGGAGGAGAG cttttctttcatttatcaCGAGAGCGAGTATTTTCGGAAGAGAGAGCACAGTTTTATGGGGCAGAGATCGTCTCGGCTCTGGACTACCTTCATTCTGAGAAAAACGTTGTTTACAGAGACCTGAAG TTGGAGAACCTAATGCTGGATAAAGATGGCCACATAAAGATCACAGATTTTGGCTTGTGTAAGGAGGGTATTACAGAGGGCACTACGATGAAGACGTTTTGTGGTACACCAGAGTATCTTGCTCCAGAG GTTCTTGAGGACAATGATTACGGTCGCGCGGTGGACTGGTGGGGGCTGGGCGTGGTCATGTACGAGATGATGTGTGGCCGGCTCCCATTCTATAACCAGGATCATGAGAAGCTCTTTGAGCTGATCTTAATGGAAGAGATCCGTTTCCCTCGCACTCTCGGACCCGAGGCCAAATCACTGCTTTCAGGCCTGCTTCAGAAAGACCCCAAGCAACG gTTAGGTGGAGGACCAGACGACGCAAAAGAAATCATGCAGCATAAGTTCTTTGCAGGCATTGAGTGGCAAGATGTTTATGAGAAGAAG CTTGTTCCACCCTTTAAGCCCCAGGTAACCTCAGAAACAGACACTCGCTATTTTGATGTGGAGTTTACAGGACAGACCATTACCATCACGCCCCCAGGCCAAG atGAAACCATGGAGTCCTTTGACAGTGATAGAAGACCTCACTTCCCTCAGTTCTCATACTCTGCCAGTGGCACAGCATAA
- the LOC127624135 gene encoding RAC-alpha serine/threonine-protein kinase-like isoform X2, translating into MTEVVIVKEGWLHKRGEYIKTWRPRYFLLKSDGTFIGYKERPQDVDQLETPLNNFSVAQCQLMKTERPKANTFIIRCLQWTTVIERTFHVETPEEREEWTKAIQAVADSLQKQEAERMDSSPDPMDMEMYLSKPRLKVTMHDFEYLKLLGKGTFGKVILVKEKATGKYYAMKILKKEVIVAKDEVAHTLTENRVLQNSKHPFLTGLKYSFQTHDRLCFVMEYANGGELFFHLSRERVFSEERAQFYGAEIVSALDYLHSEKNVVYRDLKVLEDNDYGRAVDWWGLGVVMYEMMCGRLPFYNQDHEKLFELILMEEIRFPRTLGPEAKSLLSGLLQKDPKQRLGGGPDDAKEIMQHKFFAGIEWQDVYEKKLVPPFKPQVTSETDTRYFDVEFTGQTITITPPGQDETMESFDSDRRPHFPQFSYSASGTA; encoded by the exons GAGAGTACATAAAGACATGGAGGCCACGATATTTCTTGCTTAAGAGTGACGGCACATTTATCGGGTATAAAGAGCGTCCACAAGATGTTGACCAGCTGGAGACTCCACTCAATAACTTCTCAGTGGCCC AATGTCAGCTGATGAAGACAGAGAGGCCTAAGGCAAACACGTTTATTATTCGGTGCTTGCAGTGGACTACTGTTATTGAACGCACCTTTCATGTCGAGACCCCAGAGGAAAG GGAGGAATGGACAAAGGCCATCCAGGCTGTGGCAGATAGTCTACAGAAGCAGGAGGCAGAGAGAATGGACTCTTCGCCTGACCCCATGGACATGGAGATGTACCTGTCCAAACCTCGTCTCAAAGTG ACAATGCATGACTTTGAATACCTCAAACTCTTGGGGAAAGGCACTTTTGGGAAGGTCATATTGGTGAAGGAGAAAGCCACAGGCAAGTACTATGCCATGAAAATCCTTAAGAAGGAGGTGATAGTAGCAAAA GATGAGGTAGCACATACACTTACCGAAAACAGGGTCCTCCAGAACTCCAAACATCCCTTCTTAACT GGTCTTAAGTATTCTTTCCAGACTCATGACCGCTTATGTTTTGTTATGGAGTATGCAAATGGAGGAGAG cttttctttcatttatcaCGAGAGCGAGTATTTTCGGAAGAGAGAGCACAGTTTTATGGGGCAGAGATCGTCTCGGCTCTGGACTACCTTCATTCTGAGAAAAACGTTGTTTACAGAGACCTGAAG GTTCTTGAGGACAATGATTACGGTCGCGCGGTGGACTGGTGGGGGCTGGGCGTGGTCATGTACGAGATGATGTGTGGCCGGCTCCCATTCTATAACCAGGATCATGAGAAGCTCTTTGAGCTGATCTTAATGGAAGAGATCCGTTTCCCTCGCACTCTCGGACCCGAGGCCAAATCACTGCTTTCAGGCCTGCTTCAGAAAGACCCCAAGCAACG gTTAGGTGGAGGACCAGACGACGCAAAAGAAATCATGCAGCATAAGTTCTTTGCAGGCATTGAGTGGCAAGATGTTTATGAGAAGAAG CTTGTTCCACCCTTTAAGCCCCAGGTAACCTCAGAAACAGACACTCGCTATTTTGATGTGGAGTTTACAGGACAGACCATTACCATCACGCCCCCAGGCCAAG atGAAACCATGGAGTCCTTTGACAGTGATAGAAGACCTCACTTCCCTCAGTTCTCATACTCTGCCAGTGGCACAGCATAA